A portion of the Microlunatus phosphovorus NM-1 genome contains these proteins:
- a CDS encoding helix-turn-helix domain-containing protein produces MLRQTRTAAGADLCESDPALDYRNFPIVVLYREITIRVGVVMTRHTARLRSPADFGLAVQQARLARGLTQRQLAAELDVPQSTISEIESGKATIYIRRLLSIARVTGLEFAATWEGDDAPRS; encoded by the coding sequence GTGTTGCGTCAGACGCGAACGGCTGCCGGCGCCGATCTCTGTGAATCAGACCCGGCGCTCGACTATCGGAATTTTCCGATCGTGGTGCTGTATCGTGAAATCACGATACGAGTAGGGGTTGTCATGACGAGACATACGGCGCGGCTGCGATCGCCCGCCGACTTCGGGCTTGCCGTGCAACAGGCCCGCCTCGCCCGCGGCCTGACCCAAAGGCAACTGGCAGCGGAGCTGGACGTACCGCAGAGCACAATCAGTGAGATCGAATCAGGCAAGGCAACCATCTACATCCGCCGGCTGCTGAGCATCGCCCGCGTCACCGGTCTGGAGTTCGCCGCGACTTGGGAGGGCGACGATGCGCCTCGCAGTTGA